The Pan paniscus chromosome 21, NHGRI_mPanPan1-v2.0_pri, whole genome shotgun sequence region CCTGTGCAGCAGGTGGCCCCCAGCCGCACTCACTTTTAACCATGCCCTTGACAGCATCCAGCACAAATGTGATGGAAATGAAGAGGGCAATGATCTCCTCCGTCGACCTGCCAGGAGGCCATGAGCCTCATCAGAGTGGGTGTGGTcagggggcaggtgggggaggccTCCCTGAGCCCCTGCACAGTCCCCTGCCTCCCCCTGCCAGGAAGAAGGCCAGCGCCCCAGGCCTTGCCTGAGCCCACCCCAGCCCCTTGGGGCAGCAATATGGTGGGGGCACCCCCACCACCCTGGGGTTACAGGGGGCTGAACCAGATCCCAAGCCTTGAGGGTCCCAGCAGCTCACGGAAGGGCCAGTCACCTCTTGAAGAGACTCATGACCAGGCTGAGGTTGAAAAAGGCATAAAGCGCAAGGAAGAAACTATTCCACAGGCCCGTCCATGCGTAGAAGGAGTTGAAGTCCAGGTCATAGTCATCACAGATGACACGAATCACTGCAGGCAGGGGGCAGGGCGGGGCAGGGCGGGTCAGGGCCCAGCAGGAACCAGGGGTCTCAGGCACcatctcccgcctcagcccccactGCACCCTGGATGTAGAGCGCCAGGGGCGCGGTGGTCAGCAGAATCACCAATGGCTGCCCAGAGAAGAGCGCGTAGAGCAGGCCCCCGATGCTCTGCCCGGCTATGGTCTTCTGCACGTCTGTGGGGGTGCGGAGGTCAGGTGGGCGCCACAGCCCAGGGCCCTGCCCAGCATACGCCTGCCCACCGCCCACCGCCAGCCCCTCACCGATGGCCCCGTCTGTGTTCTCGTCATTGAGAGACCCGAAAGCGATGGTGGGCAGGAGGCAGGCGAAGTAGAGGAACAGGGTGGTGGTGATGTATTTGCCCACAGCCTTGTTTTTCCCAATAATGCCTAGGAATGGGGGATGGGAGAGAGGGTTTGCTGGGGATGCAGGACAGGCACACGTGCGGGCCCAAGGCCTGGAAAGCAGAGGCCCAGATGGGCCACGAGGCCACGTACCATCAGTGAAGTCCAAGGGGTACAAGGGGAACCTGCGTGCGATGTCCTCCCGGATGCCCTTCCCAAAAGGGACAAAGTCCTTGCACTTTGGGGGCTGGAGGAGAGGACAGAGCGCCTGTTAGTCCTGTCCGGCCCATGCCCCCGCCGACCCTGCCGGCCCCCGCCGGCCTCTACCCTGTACCTCTGGGTGTCTGTGGGCAGGGAGGGAGACTGTGCCGCGTTCCTTCGTTCTCGGCGCCACTGGACCGTGGCTCACCATGGTGAGCAGCTGTCTCTGATGCACCAAGGCCTCCTTGAATTCCTCCTCTGTGCGGGTCTCCAGGAGCTTCTGGCGGAAGGCGATATCCGAGAACATGGTGGCAAACGTGCGTGCCACCTCCATCGCAGTCTTAGTGCTTTTCtaggggtggaggatgggagtcACCTCCACCACCCCTGTGGAACAGAGGAGGCCCCGCCCGGGCCGAGCAGGTGAAGGTGCTCTCCCCATGAACTGGCAGcaggttttttgtctgtttgttttttttgtttttttgagacagggtctcactgtcacccaggctgagtgcagtggcacactcacgGCTTAtcgtagcctcgacctcccaggctcaagtgattctcccacatcagtcccctgagtagctgggaccacaggcacgcaccaccatgccaggcaatttttaatttttaactttttgtagagacgaggtctcactatgttgaccaggctggtctcaaactcctggcctcaagcaatccatctgtctaggcctcccaaagtgctgggattacaggcacgagccactgtgcccagatgcTGGTAGCAGGTTTTATTCCACAAAGTTCAGGCATTAGTGTACTCTGCCATGATTTCAACCAGGTCAGCAGATCACCACAACTACCATCGatctatatttttgttataaactcACGATTTCTTATAAACTCAAGATACTACTTTTGTCCTAAGCAACAAAAGTCTGTGTAATCACAGATAATGAAACCACAGTGGAGAAAAATGTTTACCCAGCTACGTTTCCCCAGTGGTATTTGCACTGTCTGCTGGTTTGACTTTCAGAGAGGATCCGAGCCCATCAGGCACTCTCTCTCTGGCCTGGCCAAGGTGAAGCCCGTCCATGAACCAGGAACTCACGAACTCAGTGTCCAGCCCTCATCACAGCAACCTGCTCACCTAGGGGCAGTGTCTGCCCGTCTGTTGCTCAAAGCTATAGTCCCGGGGCACTGTGCATGTTTGCTTTAGAAGAGGCCCATGCCTGGtagggcatggcggctcacggcCATAATACCAACttttttgggaggctaaggcaggcagatcacttgaggtcaggagttcaagaccagcctggccaacatggtgaaaccccatctctactaaaaatacaagataattAGCTGGCTGTAGTTTTttggtggtggagggtgcctgcagtcccagctacttgggaggctgaggtgggagaatcgcttgaacctgggaggcagaggttgcagtgagctgagatcacacctcaacattccagcctgggtgacagagtgagaccctgtctcaaagataaataaataaaacaaacaaataaacaaatacaaaacccCAAAAGAACTAGTCCATGCTCCTGAGTAGGAGCCCAGTGTTGGGCTGGGGGATCTGCCTCAAGGCACCAGGCTTTAACTCAGCTCTGGGCTATTGCTCCTTCTGTGTGGGCACCCTGCTGGGGGCCACTCCTTCCAACCCAGGGGCTGCCCTTCCTCTCACACCAGCACAGTTGCATTTGTGGAGGTTCCCGCCATGTCTGAGATCCCTGAGAACCCCATTTGCACACAGAAGGCCAGGGGCAGAAGCACAAGAAGCTAAGGGAAGCTGAAGCTGAAGGCCCTGCCAAGGCCTTGGGAGGGGTCCTGGCAATCATCTGTTGAGACTTGTTAAATCCTTTTCCTTAAAAGACTCCCGAAATTGTATCAGTTCCGGCTCCCACCAAAAGCACGGTGTCCCGGCCAGGGGGTGTGTGGCCCAGGAAGGAGCAGGGACCCTTAGCCAGCAAATCACAAAGTCAGCCAAGTCAAAGAAGGGCTGACGGGCGGGCAGGCCAAAGGAAGGCCGCGTGTTTGAATAAGGATCGTGGTCAAAAGCATTTCCTTTCAGTCAAGGAAATACGAACTTTTCGGCAACCCCTGGGGAAATGAGGACTTGCCGGGCCTAGCAACATGTTTCTGACACACCCACGGGGCCGAGGTGAAGGGGAGGGTGAGGACCAGGCCTTCAGAGGCCAGGACATGTGGGAGGGGACCCCAAGCAGAGGGCGGGTAACCTGGGGCCCTCCTTCTTCCCCAGGACACGGCACTACCCACTCACCATCTTGGGTGGGGCCAGCACCAGGATGACGAACCGAACCTCACAGGAATTCTCCCCCCAGTTCTGTGGGCGAACCAGGCGGCTGATGCACACGTGCCGCTTCTGTAGGGCCTTCATGGTACAGCTGGCAGGGGCGGGGAGGACACAGTGCACAGTTGCACCCCGCGGAGCTGGGGCTCCCCTACCCAGAACCCCCTCGACCTTGACCCCTGGTGACCTCTGCtagggagggaaaagaagagcaaatggGATGTTCCTTGGCAGTGCTCCAGCCCTCTTCTCCCAAGTTGGCTGGGCCGCCAGAGCCCCAGGACTCACAGGTGGGCTGGCCTCTGCAGGGCACAGGGGACACGGGACGCCCAGTTCCACTGCGACAAGAAGGGGGGGCCAAGTGGCCTGGCAACTCACATGATGCAGAGCCACGACTGCTGGTACCGCACCCCTGTCACTGTGGCGGTGACCCCTTGGATGGTGTCTGACAGCAGGTGGACTGAGGAAAGAGTGAGGGGGAGGGTGGTAGGTCAACAGCCCCTCCCAGCGCCCCCGCCCGGGCGGGGAGACCGGCCTCACCTTTACCCTGCATGGGTGCCCCGGCGTCGGTGAAGAGCATGGCCATGAGCAGGTCCAGGTTGCAGTTGGGCTCATTGTTGTCAGGGTCCTGGGCGAAGCGGCGAAGCATGGTCCGCAGCACATCATCCAGGGAGGTGGCCGTCTCGTTCAGGACGATGCTGGCCTGCGCCAGGAAGCCATCTAGGTCGCGGTGCGCACGGATCTCTTCCTTGAAGTTCTTTAACTTCAGGTACTGAGGGGACCCCAGGGACAGAACCACACGGGCCCACGTATGAGATGCTGTCACTGCCTGGTCCCTCCCTCCCAGCCAGCCGCAGCagtccagcccccagcccccagcccccagcccccagccctgggctggtGCGAGCTCCCTGTTGAGCTGCTCCTGGAGGCAGGGGAAGAGGGGAGCAGCAGGAGGATTCTCAGGGAAGCCATCACCTCAGCCCCCAGGTAGAGGCCCCAGGACCACCTGCAGGACAGGCCATTCACCTTTCGGGAGGTGTGCAGGAGCACACAGCCACCAGAAGTCGCTTCATTCTCTGCTGGAGAAAAGCGGGGAGGGCTCAGGGTGCCACCCTCTCCTCAGGTCTTTCTTAGTAAGGTGAGTCACACCTGCCCAGTCCCATGCCCTCCCCCAGTCTGCCCCTGCTGCAGCCCCCATACCAGAGTTGGTGGCCTGCATCTCAAGGTTGACATTGACAAAAAAACGGATACTCTCGCCAGACACGATGGAGGAATTGGCAGTGTCGAAGGCCTCATCGCCCAGGATCTCCTCTCGGGCTTCGAAGGTGTCATCTGTGTCACACTTGTAGTAGCCTAGAGACCCAGCTGCTACCAAGAGAGACCCCCAAGAGCAAGAGGGCCTGGCTGTTAAAGTGCCACACACAGGAAGGAGGGGCTCCAAGCCCAGGCAGCAGGGACCCCTGGACTGTCCCACTCTCGGGCCGTGGTGGGAGAGGCCATCCCATAGGCCAGGAAGGCAGCTTCTagtcctgccccagccccacacAGGACATGGCAGCTGCCACAGAGTGAGTCTCCAGCATTCCCTAGCCGCTGAGACCAGGACCCTGTGCAGCTCTGACCCTTCAGCGTGAGAAAAACATGTCCACTCCAGACACACTGGGGCAGGCACGGAGTGCAATAATGCAGATGAGACTGCCTGGCCCCTGCCCTCCCAAAGTAGGGAACACAGGGAAGGCAGAGAAGCTGCAGTATCCacgtgtgtctgtctctctctctctctctcacactcacacacacacacacacacacacacacacacacacacacacgctgccTTGTGGGCACAGGGTCTTAGAGCTCCGCCTCCCCAGGAGGGCAGGTGGGGAGAAGCATCGAGGCTGAGAGACCCAGGACAGGTATCAGACAAGGTCTAGGGAGCAGGAAAACCAGGGAAACAGAGCCAGGGGCTGACAGGGGAGAGGACCCCAAGGCTTCATGTCAGCCCTGCCCCCATCGTGCCCCTCTTCATGTCCTGGGGGCCCTGGGTAAGGGCACATGGAGAGTGAGGGTGTGTAATGGCACCTGTGGGATGTGGGACCCCAGAGGTGAGAGCCTGCTCCCCTTGGTCCTCAATTCCTGCAGCTGGCCAGCAGCACACCCCTCTTCCTACAGGAAGATTTCCTGGTAACATGCAAATATTCCTCTGCCCTGAGCCCTGCAGTGGCTCCCTGCAGCCTACAGATCACAGCCTGAGCCAGCCCTGCTCCCCCTGCCCTGACCACTGGCTCCTCAGGCCATCCGGTCAGCACCCTAGGCATGCAAGGTCCTGTCCTCCAAGCTGAGGGCTTCCCTCCCTGGAGGGCCTTTTTCAAGACTCACTTggaacctcctcctccaggaagtcctcctAGATCCCTGCCTCACCCCTGGCCACTGGCAGCCCTTCCTGTCTTGTGGGTCCCCTAAGGTTCCTCACTTGTAGGTACTCCCAGGAAAGGGGCCCTTGTAGCCCAGACCCCACTGATGCCTGACAGACACCTGTGCAGAAACAAGGATGGGTCAGCAGCACGCCTGCACCTGCCAGGGAGTGACTCACCCTGACTCACTTCTACTCCCGCCGCCAGTTTCCTTGGCACATCCCAGGCCCTGTTCCCCCGGTGTCCTGAGTTTAGCCTGGGCCCCTTCTGGGTAGGAAGCCCTAGTGCCTCCTGCATCAAAGTCCCCAGGGACTGGTGACCCCCAGGCCCAGGCCTGCACTACCTCCAGAGCCCAGAGAAGAAATATTAGGTCAAAAGACATCCttgcctttgggaggccaaggcaggcggatcacaaggtcaggagatcgagaccatcctggctaacaatggccaacatggtgaaaccccgtctctactaaaatacaaaaagaaattagccgggtgtggtggcgggcgcctgtagtcccagctactcgggaggctgaggcaggaggctggtgtgaacccaggaggcagagcttgcagtgagccgagatcacaccactgcactccagcctgggcgacagagcgagactcaaaacaaaacaaaacaaaacaaaagacgtCCTCACTGCTTTGGTTCTGGAGCTCATGATAAACTCCTTCCTCCCCGTGTCAGGCTTGCCTTGTTTAAACTGTCTGGTTCCCCTGGCCCGAACTTGTCCCAGCCTCCCCTCTGCCCCTCAACCAGCACCCACTAGTCCCCTCCACGGCCCTTCACACAGCCCCATTCTTCCCCCATTCTTCCCCTGATGCCCTCAGCTCTACCTTAGGCTTAGTGCTCAGGTCCCCTAGATTAAGGACCTGCCCAGCTGACACTACCAGGTTCCTGGGGGACTCCTACAATGCCAAGTCCTAGTCCCAGCCCCATACGTAACCTGCCCACCAGCAGCCTAGCACACAGAGCCCCATGTCCTGAGGGCCCTGGGTAAGGGCACATCAGCCCTGTGTCTACGCACTGCTCTACAAACAACCCTCGAATGGTCAGGTCACTCATGGGGCTAGGCACAGGACACAGCCTGAAGCCAGCCCAGAGACACGAGGAGGAAGACAGCTGGACTGGTACAAGCAGGGACAACAGGAAGGTGCCCGAGGGACTGCAGCACAGAGGCCTTATATTTCTTTAAAGAGACAACGACAGATATTCCCTCCAGGGCTGGGTGAGGACAGAGGGATAGGGGCATACAGAATTCTTGGCCCAAGGCTAGTCAGATAACAGGCCATTGTCACAGAAAACCTTGGGGAAGAATCCCAGAGGGTTCACCTGGTCCAAGTAGCCCAGGAGAAGGGGCAGCCTGCCCTCTCAGGTCCACGGGGGATCCGCCCATGTCTAGCTTCCTGAAGAGTGGAAGCCAAAAGCATTCCAGCACTAGAGTGGCCCAGATAGGCGACCAAAGCCACAGGACTCTGGTGGGTAGGCTATGCGCCCTGGAGGCTTTTGCCCGACAAGCTCTCtccgcacacacacactccccgaGGTACTCACTTGAATCCTCAAAGTATCCATTCTGCGACATGGTGGGAGAGTTTTCTGCAAGGGAAGCGGAAAGGTCACCAGCCCCATGGACCAAGCCCTGGACCTCCTGTGTGCACCTGTCTCCCCGCCCCCCGACCTGGCTGATTCCTTCACTCTTCCGAGGGATGCAACCCAGGCCGCCCTAGGGAGAAAGGGAAGCAGGGGACAGTGCTCGGGAGGGGGCCCCATAGCAGGGGAAGCCAGCCTTAATCTCAGAAATTCAATTGCTTAGCCCATCTGCTAGGGGCTGCCCAGGCGTGCCAGAGGCGAGGAGGAGAGACGTTCTAGGGATGTCTTCCCACCGagttagtaccagtaccatgttcgCTAACCCAGCTTTTCCTGAGAAAACCCTGCCCCGCTGCAGCGGGAGGAAGGGACCGGACCCGAGCGggcctctccccctctctcctccgATGCCAAGGCGGGGGATCTCTCTGCACATCCCTCTTCTCACTCTCAGACCGGTCCTGGGGGCCATAAACGCCCATTGCAGGCGCAGTTCCCCCGACCCCCGTCACGCGCCCCGGGTCACACGGGGGCCGACAGGCAACGGTCTCCAGTCCTGGGACCGCGTCCCGGCCGCCTGGAAGGCAGAGCCGTTGGTCCAAAAGGGAGAACAATTGGGGGTGGGAGGAGTATCTGAGGGACACATGGGTCGGGGGAGGCTGCGCCCTCCCTGGGCCGGTCCCCGGATGGTCCCGGCTGTTTGTGCCTCGCTGTCGGAGGAAGGAAGCGACAGGAGGGGCCGCGTGCACGAGAGGAAAGCGCCTCCAGACTCGGAGACCCCGGGGGTCGGGGCGCAGGATGTGAATGTAGGCGCGGGGCGGGAGCCGGGGCTGCATCCTGAAGTGGGGGGCGGGGGCGCTGGGGCGCGTCCCAGGCCGTGGGAGGGACAGCGGCCGTGGGCGACGAGGGTCTGGGAGGGTTGGGCCGGTGCACACTTCGCTTCCGTCCCGGCGGCCCACGTGCAGGTAAAGGGTCGTACAAACCTGGGTCCTGGCCGGGACCCAGGGCTGGCCCTCCTGTGTCAGAGCGAGGGAGAAACCGCTGCGGCCGCGCAGGGCACGGTCAGGGGTCCCGGGACTCCCAAGACTCCAGGGGTCCCGGGGCTCCCACCGCGGCGCCGGGCGGGAAGATGCCCGGGCGGAAGGTAAAATGAGACCTTCCGAGGCGGCGGCCCGCCAGGCTCCCAAAAGCTCGGCGCTCGGGGCGCTGGGAGCCCCACAGCTCCGCCCTGCCCACTTTCGAGCTCCCCGCCCTCGACCCGCTGCATCAGCTGTTCAAACCTGGTAAGAAATTCAAGACGGCGACAGCAGAGCCCTAATGAAACCAAGCGCGCAGTGGCTGCGAAGCCGCGCCCGGGCCTCCCGCACCCGCGCCCTCCTCCCCGCGGCTGGGAATCCCGCAGCCCTCTCGCCCACCGGCCCCGGCCCACGCAGGCAGACGGCATCCGCGTTCTCCCCGGGGTCCCCGACGGGAGACGGTGGCGGAGACCCGGGCGGCCTTCCCGCCGCGCCCCCGGGTTCAGGCACCCACCGCACGGCTGCAGATGGAACACGCGCCTGGTGGCCGCGGCCATGGCACACTCGCGCACTCACGGCCGGGCTCCTCACGCGGCGCTCCGGCGCTTCGGGACCCCAAACTCGGCGACTCGGGCGGGCCAGCAGCGGGAGCCGGCGACACACCCCCGCGCCGCGCCTGGGTCCTAATGCCGCTCAGACGCCACGCCCGGGCGCGGTAGGCAGAGCTGCCGAGGGCTGGGACCCGGCCGCCCGCCCCGCGCCCTCACCCGCGGGAGGCTGCTCCAGCCGGGCTGGGCTGCTCCCCGCCGCTCGCAGCTGCTGGGCCAAACCGAGTAGACCCGGCTCCTTCGAGCCTGTGCGCGCCGGACCCAGCAAACCCAGCGTCGCGGGGTTAGGGGCTGGACGGGGCCGGGGAGCTTCTGGGAAAACGTTCGACTGCACCACGAGCCCACCGAGCTGTGCGACTGAGGCAGACCCCGGGAGGGCTTCCCCCGCGTCCGCTTTAAGTACGCGGCCGGCCCCTGTCTCCTCCCTTCGACCGGGGACCTCCGCAGGACCACGCCCGCTGGCTGCCCCGCCTCCTGCATTTATCCCGGTAGCTCCGGCCGCaagtccttctcctcctcctccaggaagcgcGCCCCGACTGACTAGACGGACCTCCGTGCATTCCCCGGGCTACGCCCTCGCGCGCTGAGACGGCGCTCTCCGAGCTCGGCTGCTTTGGGTTTTCGCTGCGAGCCTCGCCAACGTATCTACCAGCCTCTTCACGTCCTCGGCCTTCTATGAGGTCAAGGTCATGGTTCGCCCCCTTTTTCCTTCCCCAAATGGCCCTTGCGCCCTGTCCCCTTTCCTGGACCGGCTGCGACCCGCCCGGGGACGCGCCTTTTCGGGGCGCTTAGTCTCCTGCGAGTAGGGCGTGTGCGCGTGTGGGTGCGCGTGCTGCGATGCGGTCTGGCAAATGCAGCTGACGAACCCCTGGCCTGATCCACGGTGGCTCCCGGTAGAAGGCTCTACGGCCCTTGGAAGCGGAACACGCAGCTCCGTAAACGTTAACCCACCTCCCGACCCCTCCGGCCGCCATTGCTTTCCGGCTCAGCCGCGCTGGGACGGAGTCCTCGGCCACTGTGCCCCAACCATGGTACAGGAACGGGGACAGGCCGGGGCAAGCCCACCTCTGCGAAGGAAGGGCTTCTGGCGCTTTGGGGAAGCCTCATGCATAGGTTGGGTGAGTAAGGCTGGCCCAGTTCCCCTCCCGGCAAGATAAGAACGCATTAGGAGGGAAGCGCTGGAGTGCTCCTCTTGGCGACGGATGGCCTGGGGCTCCGCGACGGACTGAGTACACCATCCTCCCCCAGCGCGACTCCAGGAGGCCTTGTGGAAGATCCCAACACCATGACCTGCAACTGACTTGGGGCTGGCCACATAGTATTTTAGCAGGGGTGACTCTGGAGAGACACCAGGTCATCCTGCGCACCCCTTGGGACCTTTCCTAGACGCCCTCTAGCTAGAGCTCCAGTCCAGGCACTGACTCCCGGATGGCgggtggaggctgagggagagctGAAGGACACAGGCGGATGTCGCCCCCGGAGCATGGCTGCATAGGTGGCATGCAGGCTGGATCCCTGAAAAGCCACCTTGCCACCCCCAGCCTCTCCCATCTGGGAATGCCTTGGCTTCTGCACCTGCTCCCAGCAGCTCCCAAACACCTGGTCCTTCCAACCCACTTGTTCCAGGAAAGCCTGTGGGATGGAGGGCGCTTCCCCTTACCACAGTCTCCTCAGCGCTCCTCAAAGGACCTAACCCCTCAGCCCACTGAGGAAAGAGGAGCCCATGACCAAGCCTCCCCTCTCTCCGCTCCCTGACCGTCTCTCAAAGGAACTGGCACTGAGCCCTTCTCTGCTACACCTGTGCTCTGCCCCTGCGGTTCTGTTCCCTCGGCCCTCCTGGAGGGAACCCCTGAGGCCCAcacccctgctgcctccagactGACCCTGTTTCAGAGGCTGTTTCCTTCAGTCCTCCCACCTGCCTCCTGTCCTGTGTAGATCGTCTGACGCTGAAGGCAAATACTGGTGCCCCAGATCTCCTGTCCTGTGCCCCACTGGGTCCTTACATAGGCAGGCAGGCTGAGGGACCCAGACGCAGGCACCCACTTTCCCTCTCATTCCCTCCCTTGGGGTCTCAGACTTTACTGGGCTGTGGACTTGAAACTGTAACCGCTGGGTTAGGGTTCCACAAGGCGCACTTAACAGTTTTCTGCTGTCCTCCCCTGATGCCACTTATCTTGCCTGTGGATTGTAGAATCTGGGGTCTGAAGTAAATGTATAACATCTCATTtttaggccgggcttggtggctcacacctggaatcccagcacttcgggaggcagaagtgagaggattgctcaagctcaggaattcgagaccagcctgggcaacacggtgaaaccccgtctctactaaaattacaaaaacttagccaggcatggtggcacatgcctgtggtcccagccactcagcaggctggggtgggaggattgtttgagccagggaggtcaaggctgcagtgagccaagactgcatcactgcactccagccgtggtgacagagagaaaccctgtctcaaaaaaaaaaaaaaaaaaaaaaaaaggctcattttaaaaacaaaacattccccggccgggcgcggtggctcacgcctgtaatcccagcactttgggaggccgaagtgggcggatcacgaggtccagagatggagaccatcctggcaaaccaacatgctaaaaccccccctctctactaaaaatacaaaaaaattagctgggcatagaggcgcatgcctgtagtcccagctactcgggaagctgaggcaggagagttgcttgaacccggcaggtggaagttgcagtgagccgagatcgtgccactgcactccagcccaggcgacagagcgagactccatctcaaaaaaaaaaaaaaaaaattcccttaaaGCCCCTTGCCCTCCGGGTGCTGCCTTATCCCTCAGCTACATTTAAGAGGAAGTTTCTCCAGAGCTCCATGCCCCTCCCGCTATGTCTCTTCAACCGACTCATACCTGTCTTTTGTCCCCACCACACCACTGAAACtgctgagactccatctcaaaaacaaacacacaaaacaaaacaaaaaacaaaaagtaaaccaggtgcggtggcacatacctataatcccagctactagggaggatgagatgggaggatcccttgagcccaggagtgctgagaccagcttgggcaacatagggagacccacccgtctcaaaacaaacaaaaaacccaaaggaATGTTAAaggcagatatctccatggaggCATTTCAGGCCTATGACGCCCTCCCGAAGCTCTCttctccatcctccatcctccattCCACTCAGGCTTTCTGGTCTAGCCTAATGGGCATCCCAGCCAGATACTCCCGACTCccctctgcctccttcctctcACCCCGGATGGCCACATTTCACTgagtcattttatttctttgatttttattttgttgaggcagagtctcactctgccacccaggctggagtgcagtggcacaaacacggctcaccgtagccttgatctcctggcctcaggcgatcctcccacatcagctgggactacaggtgtgcaccactgtgtctggctaattttttttttttttttttttttgagagaaatggggtctcactctgtctcacaggctggagtgcagcgatgcaatcttggctcactgcaacctccgtctcccaggttcaagcgattctcccgcctcagcctccccaggagctgggattacagtcatgcaccaccatgcctggctaattttttttttttttttttttgaaacagagttttgcactgttgcccaggctggagtgcagtggcgccatctcggctcactgcaagctctacctcctgggttcacgccattttcctgcctcagcctcccgagtagctgggactacaggcaccagccaccatgcccggctaattttttgtacttctagtagagatgggatttcaccctgttagccaggatggtctcgatttcctgacctcgtgatctgcctgccatgcctggctaatttttgtatttttggtagagggggttttgccatgttggctaggctggtcttgaactcctggcctcaggtgatccactgcctcggcctcccaaagtgctggggttacaggcatgagccactgtgcctg contains the following coding sequences:
- the SLC4A11 gene encoding solute carrier family 4 member 11 isoform X8; translation: MQPRLPPRAYIHILRPDPRGLRVWRRFPLVHAAPPVASFLRQRGTNSRDHPGTGPGRAQPPPTHVSLRYSSHPQLFSLLDQRLCLPGGRDAVPGLETVACRPPCDPGRVTGVGGTAPAMGVYGPQDRSESEKRDVQRDPPPWHRRREGERPARVRSLPPAAAGQGFLRKSWVSEHENSPTMSQNGYFEDSTGSLGYYKCDTDDTFEAREEILGDEAFDTANSSIVSGESIRFFVNVNLEMQATNSENEATSGGCVLLHTSRKYLKLKNFKEEIRAHRDLDGFLAQASIVLNETATSLDDVLRTMLRRFAQDPDNNEPNCNLDLLMAMLFTDAGAPMQGKVHLLSDTIQGVTATVTGVRYQQSWLCIICTMKALQKRHVCISRLVRPQNWGENSCEVRFVILVLAPPKMKSTKTAMEVARTFATMFSDIAFRQKLLETRTEEEFKEALVHQRQLLTMVSHGPVAPRTKERGTVSLPAHRHPEPPKCKDFVPFGKGIREDIARRFPLYPLDFTDGIIGKNKAVGKYITTTLFLYFACLLPTIAFGSLNDENTDGAIDVQKTIAGQSIGGLLYALFSGQPLVILLTTAPLALYIQVIRVICDDYDLDFNSFYAWTGLWNSFFLALYAFFNLSLVMSLFKRSTEEIIALFISITFVLDAVKGMVKIFWKYYYGHYLDDYHTKRTSSLVSLSGLGASLNASLHTALNASFLASPTELPSATHSGQATAVLSLLIMLGTLWLGYTLYQFKKSPYLHPCVREILSDCALPIAVLAFSLISSHGFREIEMSKFRYNPSESPFAMAQIQSLSLRAISGAMGLGFLLSMLFFIEQNLVAALVNAPENRLVKGTAYHWDLLLLAIINTGLSLFGLPWIHAAYPHSPLHVRALALVEERVENGHIYDTIVNVKETRLTSLGASVLVGLSLLLLPVPLQWIPKPVLYGLFLYIALTSLDGNQLVQRVALLLKEQTAYPPTHYIRRVPQRKIHYFTGLQVLQLLLLCAFGMSSLPYMKMIFPLIMIAMIPIRYILLPRIIEAKYLDVMDAEHRP
- the SLC4A11 gene encoding solute carrier family 4 member 11 isoform X6, with translation MQPRLPPRAYIHILRPDPRGLRVWRRFPLVHAAPPVASFLRQRGTNSRDHPGTGPGRAQPPPTHVSLRYSSHPQLFSLLDQRLCLPGGRDAVPGLETVACRPPCDPGRVTGVGGTAPAMGVYGPQDRSESEKRDVQRDPPPWHRRREGERPARVRSLPPAAAGQGFLRKSWVSEHENSPTMSQNGYFEDSTGSLGYYKCDTDDTFEAREEILGDEAFDTANSSIVSGESIRFFVNVNLEMQATNSAENEATSGGCVLLHTSRKYLKLKNFKEEIRAHRDLDGFLAQASIVLNETATSLDDVLRTMLRRFAQDPDNNEPNCNLDLLMAMLFTDAGAPMQGKVHLLSDTIQGVTATVTGVRYQQSWLCIICTMKALQKRHVCISRLVRPQNWGENSCEVRFVILVLAPPKMKSTKTAMEVARTFATMFSDIAFRQKLLETRTEEEFKEALVHQRQLLTMVSHGPVAPRTKERGTVSLPAHRHPEPPKCKDFVPFGKGIREDIARRFPLYPLDFTDGIIGKNKAVGKYITTTLFLYFACLLPTIAFGSLNDENTDGAIDVQKTIAGQSIGGLLYALFSGQPLVILLTTAPLALYIQVIRVICDDYDLDFNSFYAWTGLWNSFFLALYAFFNLSLVMSLFKRSTEEIIALFISITFVLDAVKGMVKIFWKYYYGHYLDDYHTKRTSSLVSLSGLGASLNASLHTALNASFLASPTELPSATHSGQATAVLSLLIMLGTLWLGYTLYQFKKSPYLHPCVREILSDCALPIAVLAFSLISSHGFREIEMSKFRYNPSESPFAMAQIQSLSLRAISGAMGLGFLLSMLFFIEQNLVAALVNAPENRLVKGTAYHWDLLLLAIINTGLSLFGLPWIHAAYPHSPLHVRALALVEERVENGHIYDTIVNVKETRLTSLGASVLVGLSLLLLPVPLQWIPKPVLYGLFLYIALTSLDGNQLVQRVALLLKEQTAYPPTHYIRRVPQRKIHYFTGLQVLQLLLLCAFGMSSLPYMKMIFPLIMIAMIPIRYILLPRIIEAKYLDVMDAEHRP